Genomic segment of Phycisphaerales bacterium:
TGAACCATGGTTGAGGCGAGTCGGGCGCACCGAGGATGCGCTGCACCTGCGATCGCTCCACCAGCAGGCACTGCGGGCCGACGAACGAGACGTTGCGCGGCAGCCGCAGCGCCCAGCCGGCGCCGGGATCGGCCGCGCGAACGCCTCGATAGCGAGCTCTGGCGCGCCCGCAATCGTCAACGAGCCACCCGGCGTCGTCGATGCGATCATCCCGCGTGAGCACGACGCCGCCCACGGCTCCAGCGCGGGGCAGTTTCGCGGCCTCGACCAGCGCGCGCACCTGCCCGGCGCTGATGCCGCCAATGTCTTCAGAGAGGAACAGAACCCAGCGCAAGCCACGGCTCGACTGCGGATCGCTCCAATCGTGCTCGACTACGCCGCCGTCGGATCGGGTGCGCACGACCTGCACCTGATCATCTACGCTGACGCCCGGCCGCGCGCGGTACGAGAGCAGAAAGGGGCTGTGCTCGACTCTCGCAGCAACACCGCTTCGCTCCATGAACGCGGCCAGGGCGCGCCGCCCCGCTTCGGCCGCATATGGCTTGGCGCTTCCCGCGCCCGAAGTCGAATCACGGTGCGTGCGCCAGTGATAGAGCACCAGCGGCACGTGTGCGAACATCGCATCGCGTTCGAGGCAGCGCAAAACGAGGTCGTAATCCTGCGCGCCGTTGAATTCAGCGCGCAGACCGCCGATTTGGCGCATGAGATCGGCACGGACCACCAGCAGGTGGCAGCAGTAGTTGCTCGTAAAGAGGTAATGCGGACTCAGCGCCGGCTTGAACACCGGCGTGTGCCGCCTGCCGCGCTCGTCGATCTTGTCTTCATCGCTGTAGAGAACGTCCACTGCGGGCTGGGCGGCAAGCCGCGCCGCGATCGCCGCGAGGGCGTGCACGCTGAGTGTGTCATCATGATCGAGCAGGGCGATGAACTCCCCGGTCGCCGCGTCCAGTCCGGAGTTGGTCGCCTGGGATATGCCCCCCTGCTGCGCCCGGCGGATCAGCGCCACGCGATCATCGCGCTCGCCCAGTTCGCGCAGCGTCTCGATCGTCGCAGCGCGCTCGGATGCATCATCGACGAGCACGAGCGACCACTTCGGATACGTCTGGCCGAGGACCGATTCGACGCAGGCGCGCAGCATCGCGGGATCGGTGTTGTACACGGGAACGATGATCGTGAAAGACGGTCCGCGACGGATCAGCTCGTCATCGAGCCGCACTGTCGCCAGCAGGCCGGGCTCCATCTCGGCCATCCACCGCTGGTAGCGCGTGTCGCGCCTGGCCGCCGCCTGCTCGGCGAGAAAATGGTCGCGCAGGCGCGATCGCCCGCCCTGGCGCCAGATTTCCAGCACGCGGCGGGTGACGTGCCCGCGGCCGCTGCCGCCAAAGCGCCTGCCGAGCCAGTGGAGCGTGTCGCCGGTGTGGCGGAGCGTGGTTGCGACGAGGCCGCCATCTATCCTGGGTTCGATTCGCGTCACGGGGACCTCGGCATGGTGCTGCACGTCGGTCGAGGCGGGAGGTCGTCTGGGGACCACCCCATTGTAGAATCCCGCCGATGCCGATTCAGGTCGCCCACGTTGTTCCGATGGCCACCCGGATCGGCGGCTACGAGCGCCAGGCGCTGCTGCTGGCCACGCATCAGGCGCGAGCCGGGGCTGGCGTCTCAATCATCACCCATTCCGATCACGCGCTGCAACTCAAGGGCCGCACCGGAGATGCTGCGCTGCGCGCCGTGCCGTGGCGTCTCGGCCGGGCGTCGCTGC
This window contains:
- a CDS encoding glycosyltransferase, translated to MTRIEPRIDGGLVATTLRHTGDTLHWLGRRFGGSGRGHVTRRVLEIWRQGGRSRLRDHFLAEQAAARRDTRYQRWMAEMEPGLLATVRLDDELIRRGPSFTIIVPVYNTDPAMLRACVESVLGQTYPKWSLVLVDDASERAATIETLRELGERDDRVALIRRAQQGGISQATNSGLDAATGEFIALLDHDDTLSVHALAAIAARLAAQPAVDVLYSDEDKIDERGRRHTPVFKPALSPHYLFTSNYCCHLLVVRADLMRQIGGLRAEFNGAQDYDLVLRCLERDAMFAHVPLVLYHWRTHRDSTSGAGSAKPYAAEAGRRALAAFMERSGVAARVEHSPFLLSYRARPGVSVDDQVQVVRTRSDGGVVEHDWSDPQSSRGLRWVLFLSEDIGGISAGQVRALVEAAKLPRAGAVGGVVLTRDDRIDDAGWLVDDCGRARARYRGVRAADPGAGWALRLPRNVSFVGPQCLLVERSQVQRILGAPDSPQPWFINLALAMRRQGRLAQIVGEVQVRRARPGMSGVAPQCGLEFDGLFSDHLQYVEPRYAPLESHGTESAAPSVEGEGRCAASSA